In Helianthus annuus cultivar XRQ/B chromosome 3, HanXRQr2.0-SUNRISE, whole genome shotgun sequence, a single window of DNA contains:
- the LOC110931806 gene encoding uncharacterized protein LOC110931806 — protein MSQIRKGTSASSPDFRNINVNSTNPLSDISNDMSLKYLLSNKSEAVERTKAKRIYSNSKRFNTISSQSQSTLNYSTPNNKEYLSASTSPMGSNTSFTITESTFDVQIIEELTLMLDTNNALVKSYRQARNCLNENPYIDLKLSLIGKRSKDGRTYNLPEASEVAALVIGDLTQSVENHDIVVKTRSGQVEHISELHPSYLSLQYPLLFPYGDDMYRVDILQRGLNLDTKSKRPMCTMREFFAYRLQDCVDKFSVIHNAKRLFQHFVVDAYTMMESERLFYIRRQQTHLRSETVQNIQNANNARKKRYVKNWNTYLYSIFVHWRFSNMMQNYLDAMSLCKWFGYPDFFITITCNPIWLEVQRFLKDTTIRPEDRPDILCRIFKIKLDSITKDLNEGKLLGRVNSVVYTVEFQKRGLPHAHICVFMHADSKIRYPIISAEIPDIAEDPELYKLVVDYMIHGPCGALNMNCPCMVDRKCSKKFPKKFVNETCLDKKGFPVYCRRDSGLSVVKSRVNVDNRYVVPYSKVMLKRYQAHINVEWCNQGGSIKYLFKYINKGPDITTLKVVESGNQDEQEPVVDEIEKYYDCRYISACESAWRIFSYDIHYQYPAVTRLPFHLPGQQNVVYGAYNDIDEVLNKPSVASTMFLSWMKCNERLPEARELTYVEFPSKDACHALGLLDDDNEYIEAIKEDLHYSDEEIKNLALLEIEKFLLRNNSSLRNYSNMPYPDDESISSSNNRLINEELSYDQNTMEDELNSMLVLLTDEQRNVFDQIMESVITNKGSVFFLYGYGGTGRTTHSRFSIPLNLNEDSLFRMKPGSEVAY, from the exons ATGTCTCAAATTCGTAAAGGTACATCCGCATCAAGTCCCGATTTTCGTAACATAAATGTGAATTCAACAAATCCTTTGTCTGATATATCTAATGATATGTCCTTAAAGTATTTGTTATCAA ACAAATCTGAAGCTGTTGAAAGAACAAAAGCTAAAAGAATATATTCCAATAGTAAAAGATTCAATACAATCTCATCGCAGAGTCAATCCACACTAAATTATTCAACTCCTAATAATAAAGAATATTTAAGTGCATCCACATCTCCCAT GGGCTCAAACACTTCTTTTACGATAACTGAGTCAACTTTTGATGTTCAGATCATTGAGGAACTTACACTTATGTTAGACACTAACAACGCTTTGGTTAAAAGTTATAGACAAGCTagaaactgtttaaatgaaaaccctTACATCGACTTGAAGCTTTCTCTTATTGGTAAAAGATCCAAAGATGGTAGAACATATAACCTTCCTGAAGCTTCTGAAGTTGCTGCATTAGTTATTGGAGATCTGACTCAATCTGTTGAAAATCATGATATAGTAGTGAAAACAAGATCTGGTCAGGTTGAGCACATAAGTGAATTACATCCTTCTTATCTTTCTCTACAATACCCTCTTCTATTTCCATATGGAGATGATATGTACAGAGTTGACATTCTTCAAAGAGGTCTCAATCTAGACACGAAGAGCAAACGTCCAATGTGTACTATGCGTGAGTTCTTTGCATATAGATTACAAGATTGTGTCGATAAGTTTTCTGTTATTCATAATGCAAAACGACTTTTCCAACATTTTGTTGTTGATGCTTACACTATGATGGAGAGTGAAAGGTTGTTTTACATACGGCGACAACAAACGCATTTGAGGTCAGAAACTGTTCAGAATATACAAAATGCAAATAATGCTAGAAAAAAAAGATATGTCAAAAATTGGAACACGTATCTTTATTCCATCTTCGTTCACTGGCGGTTCTCGAATATGATGCAAAATTACTTAGATGCAATGTCATTGTGCAAATGGTTTGGGTATCCAGATTTTTTCATTACTATTACATGTAATCCAATATGGCTGGAAGTTCAAAGGTTTTTAAAAGATACGACGATAAGGCCTGAAGATAGACCGGACATTTTGTGTCGAATTTTCAAGATAAAACTAGATTCCATAACAAAAGACTTGAACGAAGGCAAGTTGCTGGGCAGAGTTAATTCTG TTGTCTATACTGTTGAATTTCAAAAACGCGGTCTTCCTCATGCACACATATGTGTATTCATGCATGCTGACAGCAAGATACGATATCCAATCATTTCTGCCGAAATTCCAGACATAGCCGAGGATCCAGAGTTATATAAACTTGTGGTAGACTACATGATTCATGGTCCGTGTGGTGCTCTCAATATGAATTGTCCTTGCATGGTCGATCGTAAGTGTTCCAAGAAGTTTCCTAAAAAATTTGTTAACGAAACATGTTTGGATAAAAAAGGATTTCCAGTTTATTGTAGAAGGGATTCTGGCCTATCTGTTGTTAAATCACGCGTGAACGTAGACAATAGATATGTTGTTCCATATAGTAAAGTGATGTTAAAAAGATACCAGGCACATATTAATGTTGAATGGTGCAATCAAGGTGGTTCTATCAAATATTTGTTCAAGTACATTAACAAAGGCCCAGATATAACTACTCTTAAAGTTGTTGAAAGTGGAAATCAGGATGAGCAGGAACCTGTAGTCGATGAGATAGAAAAGTATTACGATTGTCGGTATATTTCTGCATGCGAATCTGCTTGGAGGATCTTTTCCTATGATATTCATTATCAATATCCTGCAGTTACTCGATTGCCGTTTCATTTACCTGGTCAGCAAAACGTAGTATATGGTGCATACAATGACATTGACGAGGTTCTTAACAAACCATCTGTTGCTTCTACTATGTTCTTATCTTGGATGAAGTGTAATGAAAGATTACCTGAGGCACGTGAGCTTACTTATGTTGAGTTTCCTTCaaa GGACGCATGTCATGCGCTAGGGCTTTTGGATGATGACAACGAGTACATTGAAGCTATTAAAGAAG ATTTACATTACTCTGACGAAGAAATAAAGAATTTGGCATTGTTAGAGATTGAGAAATTCTTACTTCGTAATAACTCATCGCTGAGGAACTATTCAAATATGCCTTACCCTGATGATGAGTCTATTTCTTCCTCTAACAATCGATTGATCAACGAGGAGTTATCTTATGACCAAAATACTATGGAAGACGAGTTGAATAGTATGTTAGTACTTTTAACAGATGAGCAACGTAATGTTTTTGATCAGATTATGGAATCTGTTATAACGAACAAAGGCAGTGTGTTTTTTCTTTACGGATATGGTGGCACCG GTCGAACAACACATTCTCGGTTTTCCATCCCTCTGAATCTAAATGAGGATTCTCTTTTCCGCATGAAGCCTGGATCTGAAGTTGCGtattga
- the LOC110931807 gene encoding uncharacterized protein LOC110931807, which produces MIHKHAFEALDRTLKDILMSDGSNSEALPFGGKVIVFGGDFRQILPVVPNGSRQDIVNASLSSSYIWNKCKLLTLTKNMRLTIGMNHGDINKTKEFAKWLLDIGKGKLGGRNDGEAVIDVPQELLITDSTNPIGSLINFVYPSILESFNDPNYFQERAIIAPKNDVVHEINDTLLAMFPGDHKEYLSSDSICQSENVTDHIRHNVYPP; this is translated from the coding sequence ATGATTCATAAACATGCCTTTGAAGCATTGGATAGAACCTTAAAAGATATATTGATGTCTGATGGTTCAAATAGCGAAGCTTTACCGTTTGGAGGAAAAGTAATTGTATTTGGTGGTGACTTTAGACAAATTCTTCCTGTTGTTCCTAATGGCTCTAGACAAGATATCGTGAACGCTTCACTGAGTTCATCATATATATGGAATAAATGCAAGTTACTAACGCTAACAAAAAACATGAGGCTCACTATTGGCATGAATCATGGTGATATTAACAAGACAAAAGAGTTTGCTAAATGGCTTTTGGATATTGGCAAGGGAAAACTTGGTGGTCGCAACGACGGGGAAGCTGTTATTGATGTACCTCAAGAACTGTTGATTACTGATTCCACTAACCCTATCGGTAGTCTGATCAACTTTGTGTATCCTTCGATACTTGAATCGTTCAATgatccaaattattttcaagaaaGAGCGATAATTGCTCCTAAGAACGACGTTGTTCACGAGATAAATGATACCTTATTAGCAATGTTTCCTGGTGATCATAAAGAGTATCTAAGTTCAGATTCTATATGCCAATCTGAGAATGTAACTGACCATATTCGACACAATGTTTACCCCCCCTGA
- the LOC110931809 gene encoding ATP-dependent DNA helicase PIF1-like, which translates to MPNHKLVLKVGVPIMLLHNLDQKNGLCNGTRLQVVTLGDRIIEAKVISGNNIGTRTFILRINLSPSDKRIPFKLQRRQFPIAVCFAMTINKSQGQSLSKVGLFLKQPVFTQRQLYVAVTRVKSMDGLRMLILDNDGNIINKTTNVVYKEIFSNL; encoded by the coding sequence ATGCCGAATCATAAGTTGGTATTAAAAGTTGGTGTTCCCATCATGCTTTTACATAACCTTGATCAGAAAAACGGTCTGTGCAATGGTACAAGATTACAAGTCGTTACACTTGGTGATCGGATTATTGAAGCAAAAGTTATTTCTGGTAATAATATTGGTACTAGAACTTTTATTCTAAGGATTAATCTTTCGCCCTCTGACAAACGAATACCTTTCAAGCTTCAAAGAAGGCAATTCCCGATAGCTGTGTGTTTTGCAATGACGATAAACAAAAGCCAGGGACAGTCATTATCGAAGGTTGGTTTGTTTTTAAAGCAGCCTGTTTTCACTCAAAGACAACTATATGTTGCAGTTACAAGAGTCAAAAGCATGGATGGTTTAAGGATGTTAATATTAGACAATGATGGGAACATTATTAATAAAACTACAAATGTAGTGTACAAAGAGATATTCTCAAATTTATAG